From the genome of Vulpes lagopus strain Blue_001 chromosome 2, ASM1834538v1, whole genome shotgun sequence, one region includes:
- the ETV2 gene encoding ETS translocation variant 2, whose translation MDLWNWDEASPQEVPPGNRLSGLDGAELGFYFPELVLPGDALTAEPRWKGPIQLWQFLLELLRDGQRSNCIRWTGNSREFQLCDPREVARLWGERKRKPGMNYEKLSRGLRYYYRRDIVRKSGGRKYTYRFGGRVPGLACLDCAGGGPGGATQ comes from the exons ATGGACTTGTGGAACTGGGATGAAGCGTCTCCGCAGGAAGTGCCCCCAGGGAACAGGCTGTCAGGGCTGG ACGGAGCCGAACTCGGCTTCTATTTCCCCGAACTGGTGCTCCCAGGGGACGCGCTGACAGCGGAGCCCCGCTGGAAAG GTCCCATTCAGCTGTGGCAGTTCCTCCTGGAGCTGCTCCGAGACGGGCAGCGTAGCAACTGCATCCGCTGGACCGGCAACAGCCGCGagttccagctgtgtgaccccagaGAG GTGGCGCGGCTGTGGGGCGAGCGCAAGAGGAAGCCCGGCATGAACTACGAGAAACTGAGCCGAGGTCTACGCTACTACTACCGCCGCGACATCGTGCGCAAGAGCGGTGGGCGCAAGTACACGTACCGTTTTGGGGGCCGCGTGCCCGGCCTGGCCTGTCTGGACTGCGCGGGGGGTGGGCCGGGAGGGGCGACGCAATAA
- the RBM42 gene encoding RNA-binding protein 42 isoform X2 yields the protein MAGAGPAPGLPGAGGPVVPGAGMPGKSGEERLKEMEAEMALFEQEVLGAPVTGIPTAVPAVPTVPTVEAMQVPAAPVIRPIIATNTYQQVQQTLEARAAAAATVVPPMVGGPPFVGPVGFGPGDRSHLDSPEAREAMFLRRAAVAPQRAPILRPAFVPHVLQRAAGGPRPMALRPPHQALVGPPLPGPPGPPMMLPPMARAPGPPLGSMAALRPPLEEPATPRELGLGLGLGLKEKEEAVVAAAAGLEEASAAVAVGAGGAPAGPAVIGPSLPLALAMPLPEPEPLPLPLEVVRGLLPPLRIPELLSLRPRPRPPRPEPPPGLMALEVPEPLGEDKKKGKPEKLKRCIRTAAGSSWEDPSLLEWDADDFRIFCGDLGNEVNDDILARAFSRFPSFLKAKVIRDKRTGKTKGYGFVSFKDPSDYVRAMREMNGKYVGSRPIKLRKSMWKDRNLDVVRKKQKEKKKLGLR from the exons AtggccggggcggggccagccCCGGGACTCCCGGGTGCAGGAGGACCTGTGGTCCCGGGCGCCGGCATGCCGGGCAAGAGCGGGGAGGAACGCCTGAAGGAGATGGAGGCGGAGATGGCCCT GTTTGAGCAGGAAGTTCTGGGGGCTCCGGTAACCGGCATCCCAACTGCTGTGCCTGCGGTGCCCACGGTCCCCACGGTGGAAGCGATGCAGGTCCCGGCAGCTCCTGTGATCCGCCCAATTATCGCAACCAACACTTACCAGCAG GTCCAACAGACTCTGGAGGCCCGAGCAGCTGCTGCAGCCACAGTAGTTCCTCCCATGGTGGGTGGCCCTCCTTTTGTGGGTCCAG TTGGCTTTGGCCCTGGTGATCGGAGTCACCTGGACAGTCCAGAGGCTCGAGAAGCTATGTTCCTGCGTCGAGCAG CTGTAGCTCCCCAGAGGGCCCCTATCCTGCGTCCGGCCTTCGTCCCCCACGTGCTACAGAGAGCAG CAGGTGGTCCTCGCCCTATGGCCCTGCGGCCCCCTCACCAGGCCCTCGTGGGCCCCCCTCTTCCTGGCCCCCCTGGACCACCTATGATGCTGCCACCAATGGCtcgggccccagggccccccctGGGCTCCATGGCTGCTCTGAGACCTCCCCTG GAAGAGCCAGCAACACCTCGagagctggggctgggcctggggttgggtctgaaagagaaggaagaggcagtGGTGGCTGCAGCAGCCGGGCTGGAAGAGGCTAGCGCAGCAGTGGCTGTTGGGGCAGGAGGTGCCCCCGCCGGCCCTGCCGTCATTGGTCCCAGCCTGCCATTGGCCCTGGCCATGCCTTTGCCTGAGCCTGAGCCCCTGCCTCTACCGCTGGAAGTTGTACGAGGCCTACTGCCCCCACTGCGCATTCCTGAGCTCCTGTCCCTGCGTCCACGACCCCGGCCCCCACGGCCTGAGCCACCCCCTGGCCTCATGGCTCTTGAG GTCCCGGAGCCCTTGGGTGaggacaagaaaaaaggaaagccagAGAAATTGAAACGCTGCATTCGCACAGCAGCTGGGAGCAGCTGGGAGGACCCCAGCCTGCTAGAGTGGGATGCAG ATGACTTCCGGATCTTCTGTGGGGACTTGGGCAATGAAGTGAATGATGACATCTTGGCACGCGCCTTCAGCCGCTTCCCATCCTTCCTTAAGGCTAAGGTGATCCGAGACAAGCGCACGGGCAAGACCAAGGGCTATGGCTTTGTCAGCTTTAAGGACCCCAGCGACTACGTGCGCGCCATGCGTGAGATGAATG GGAAGTATGTGGGCTCGCGCCCCATCAAGCTGCGCAAGAGTATGTGGAAGGACCGGAACCTGGACGTGGTACgcaagaagcagaaggagaagaagaaactgGGCCTGAGATAG
- the RBM42 gene encoding RNA-binding protein 42 isoform X3 has protein sequence MAGAGPAPGLPGAGGPVVPGAGMPGKSGEERLKEMEAEMALFEQEVLGAPVTGIPTAVPAVPTVPTVEAMQVPAAPVIRPIIATNTYQQVQQTLEARAAAAATVVPPMVGGPPFVGPVGFGPGDRSHLDSPEAREAMFLRRAAGGPRPMALRPPHQALVGPPLPGPPGPPMMLPPMARAPGPPLGSMAALRPPLEEPATPRELGLGLGLGLKEKEEAVVAAAAGLEEASAAVAVGAGGAPAGPAVIGPSLPLALAMPLPEPEPLPLPLEVVRGLLPPLRIPELLSLRPRPRPPRPEPPPGLMALEVPEPLGEDKKKGKPEKLKRCIRTAAGSSWEDPSLLEWDADDFRIFCGDLGNEVNDDILARAFSRFPSFLKAKVIRDKRTGKTKGYGFVSFKDPSDYVRAMREMNGKYVGSRPIKLRKSMWKDRNLDVVRKKQKEKKKLGLR, from the exons AtggccggggcggggccagccCCGGGACTCCCGGGTGCAGGAGGACCTGTGGTCCCGGGCGCCGGCATGCCGGGCAAGAGCGGGGAGGAACGCCTGAAGGAGATGGAGGCGGAGATGGCCCT GTTTGAGCAGGAAGTTCTGGGGGCTCCGGTAACCGGCATCCCAACTGCTGTGCCTGCGGTGCCCACGGTCCCCACGGTGGAAGCGATGCAGGTCCCGGCAGCTCCTGTGATCCGCCCAATTATCGCAACCAACACTTACCAGCAG GTCCAACAGACTCTGGAGGCCCGAGCAGCTGCTGCAGCCACAGTAGTTCCTCCCATGGTGGGTGGCCCTCCTTTTGTGGGTCCAG TTGGCTTTGGCCCTGGTGATCGGAGTCACCTGGACAGTCCAGAGGCTCGAGAAGCTATGTTCCTGCGTCGAGCAG CAGGTGGTCCTCGCCCTATGGCCCTGCGGCCCCCTCACCAGGCCCTCGTGGGCCCCCCTCTTCCTGGCCCCCCTGGACCACCTATGATGCTGCCACCAATGGCtcgggccccagggccccccctGGGCTCCATGGCTGCTCTGAGACCTCCCCTG GAAGAGCCAGCAACACCTCGagagctggggctgggcctggggttgggtctgaaagagaaggaagaggcagtGGTGGCTGCAGCAGCCGGGCTGGAAGAGGCTAGCGCAGCAGTGGCTGTTGGGGCAGGAGGTGCCCCCGCCGGCCCTGCCGTCATTGGTCCCAGCCTGCCATTGGCCCTGGCCATGCCTTTGCCTGAGCCTGAGCCCCTGCCTCTACCGCTGGAAGTTGTACGAGGCCTACTGCCCCCACTGCGCATTCCTGAGCTCCTGTCCCTGCGTCCACGACCCCGGCCCCCACGGCCTGAGCCACCCCCTGGCCTCATGGCTCTTGAG GTCCCGGAGCCCTTGGGTGaggacaagaaaaaaggaaagccagAGAAATTGAAACGCTGCATTCGCACAGCAGCTGGGAGCAGCTGGGAGGACCCCAGCCTGCTAGAGTGGGATGCAG ATGACTTCCGGATCTTCTGTGGGGACTTGGGCAATGAAGTGAATGATGACATCTTGGCACGCGCCTTCAGCCGCTTCCCATCCTTCCTTAAGGCTAAGGTGATCCGAGACAAGCGCACGGGCAAGACCAAGGGCTATGGCTTTGTCAGCTTTAAGGACCCCAGCGACTACGTGCGCGCCATGCGTGAGATGAATG GGAAGTATGTGGGCTCGCGCCCCATCAAGCTGCGCAAGAGTATGTGGAAGGACCGGAACCTGGACGTGGTACgcaagaagcagaaggagaagaagaaactgGGCCTGAGATAG
- the RBM42 gene encoding RNA-binding protein 42 isoform X1 has protein sequence MAGAGPAPGLPGAGGPVVPGAGMPGKSGEERLKEMEAEMALFEQEVLGAPVTGIPTAVPAVPTVPTVEAMQVPAAPVIRPIIATNTYQQVQQTLEARAAAAATVVPPMVGGPPFVGPVGFGPGDRSHLDSPEAREAMFLRRAAVAPQRAPILRPAFVPHVLQRADSALSSAAGGPRPMALRPPHQALVGPPLPGPPGPPMMLPPMARAPGPPLGSMAALRPPLEEPATPRELGLGLGLGLKEKEEAVVAAAAGLEEASAAVAVGAGGAPAGPAVIGPSLPLALAMPLPEPEPLPLPLEVVRGLLPPLRIPELLSLRPRPRPPRPEPPPGLMALEVPEPLGEDKKKGKPEKLKRCIRTAAGSSWEDPSLLEWDADDFRIFCGDLGNEVNDDILARAFSRFPSFLKAKVIRDKRTGKTKGYGFVSFKDPSDYVRAMREMNGKYVGSRPIKLRKSMWKDRNLDVVRKKQKEKKKLGLR, from the exons AtggccggggcggggccagccCCGGGACTCCCGGGTGCAGGAGGACCTGTGGTCCCGGGCGCCGGCATGCCGGGCAAGAGCGGGGAGGAACGCCTGAAGGAGATGGAGGCGGAGATGGCCCT GTTTGAGCAGGAAGTTCTGGGGGCTCCGGTAACCGGCATCCCAACTGCTGTGCCTGCGGTGCCCACGGTCCCCACGGTGGAAGCGATGCAGGTCCCGGCAGCTCCTGTGATCCGCCCAATTATCGCAACCAACACTTACCAGCAG GTCCAACAGACTCTGGAGGCCCGAGCAGCTGCTGCAGCCACAGTAGTTCCTCCCATGGTGGGTGGCCCTCCTTTTGTGGGTCCAG TTGGCTTTGGCCCTGGTGATCGGAGTCACCTGGACAGTCCAGAGGCTCGAGAAGCTATGTTCCTGCGTCGAGCAG CTGTAGCTCCCCAGAGGGCCCCTATCCTGCGTCCGGCCTTCGTCCCCCACGTGCTACAGAGAGCAG ATTCTGCTCTTTCTTCTGCAGCAGGTGGTCCTCGCCCTATGGCCCTGCGGCCCCCTCACCAGGCCCTCGTGGGCCCCCCTCTTCCTGGCCCCCCTGGACCACCTATGATGCTGCCACCAATGGCtcgggccccagggccccccctGGGCTCCATGGCTGCTCTGAGACCTCCCCTG GAAGAGCCAGCAACACCTCGagagctggggctgggcctggggttgggtctgaaagagaaggaagaggcagtGGTGGCTGCAGCAGCCGGGCTGGAAGAGGCTAGCGCAGCAGTGGCTGTTGGGGCAGGAGGTGCCCCCGCCGGCCCTGCCGTCATTGGTCCCAGCCTGCCATTGGCCCTGGCCATGCCTTTGCCTGAGCCTGAGCCCCTGCCTCTACCGCTGGAAGTTGTACGAGGCCTACTGCCCCCACTGCGCATTCCTGAGCTCCTGTCCCTGCGTCCACGACCCCGGCCCCCACGGCCTGAGCCACCCCCTGGCCTCATGGCTCTTGAG GTCCCGGAGCCCTTGGGTGaggacaagaaaaaaggaaagccagAGAAATTGAAACGCTGCATTCGCACAGCAGCTGGGAGCAGCTGGGAGGACCCCAGCCTGCTAGAGTGGGATGCAG ATGACTTCCGGATCTTCTGTGGGGACTTGGGCAATGAAGTGAATGATGACATCTTGGCACGCGCCTTCAGCCGCTTCCCATCCTTCCTTAAGGCTAAGGTGATCCGAGACAAGCGCACGGGCAAGACCAAGGGCTATGGCTTTGTCAGCTTTAAGGACCCCAGCGACTACGTGCGCGCCATGCGTGAGATGAATG GGAAGTATGTGGGCTCGCGCCCCATCAAGCTGCGCAAGAGTATGTGGAAGGACCGGAACCTGGACGTGGTACgcaagaagcagaaggagaagaagaaactgGGCCTGAGATAG